A portion of the Homalodisca vitripennis isolate AUS2020 chromosome 2, UT_GWSS_2.1, whole genome shotgun sequence genome contains these proteins:
- the LOC124355508 gene encoding 39S ribosomal protein L13, mitochondrial-like yields MSAYQRVRQWNTFAQVWHLFDAKWQNPFQSAPVIAKHLKGTHKPIYHPLADTGDHVVVINSRHVALPGDEWRRRSYFHHTGYPGGATWTMAWELHEKDPTMVMKKAVYRALDKNLMRRNLMMRLHIFPEEDIPEEVKANISHQIPVLRPVPRSLLTYTDEEIANFPKVVDYPEGYVVK; encoded by the exons ATGAGTGCCTATCAAAGAGTACGA CAATGGAACACCTTCGCCCAAGTATGGCATCTATTTGATGCCAAATGGCAAAATCCATTTCAATCAGCCCCAGTGATTGCCAAACACCTAAAAGGAACACACAAACCAATATACCATCCTCTAG CGGATACAGGAGATCATGTGGTGGTGATAAACAGTCGTCATGTCGCGTTGCCAGGAGATGAGTGGCGCAGGAGATCTTACTTCCACCATACAGGCTATCCAGGAGGTGCGACTTGGACCATGGCCTGGGAACTGCACGAGAAGGATCCTACTATG GTGATGAAGAAAGCAGTCTACAGGGCCCTGGATAAAAACTTGATGCGGAGAAATCTGATGATGAGGCTTCACATTTTCCCAGAGGAAGATATACCTGAGGAAGTGAAAGCCAACATTTCTCATCAGATACCGGTGTTGAGGCCAGTTCCAAGATCATTACTTACATACACCGATGAAGAAATTGCCAACTTCCCAAAAGTTGTCGATTACCCAGAAGGCTATGTTGTTAAATAA